In the genome of Triticum urartu cultivar G1812 chromosome 5, Tu2.1, whole genome shotgun sequence, one region contains:
- the LOC125509549 gene encoding uncharacterized protein LOC125509549 encodes MPCLAHDRHPSPRPPAANHCKSLSCLIRETYAHCHVPCIGIAGAGWSSGDDSDDDDDDMLDTKQVILNEIRNRQLRKESRCSVDSAALSGAFIWFFTPLDPRSVLEKVSSPEKHVVAGEEKGEAEAGSDAGDVESEAFFSVKSFFTRSTSRAATVASLTDMDPPATWDGFRDCEGWPFGLCRRPAVPPLPSTPADSWKWRKQSSGRSLAASPRPSHGDKITAS; translated from the exons ATGCCTTGCTTGGCGCACGACCGCCACCCCAGCCCCAGGCCCCCGGCCGCTAACCACTGCAAGTCCCTCTCCTGCCTCATCCGGGAGACCTACGCGCACTGCCATGTCCCCTGCATCGGGATCGCCGGCGCCGGGTGGAGCTCCGGcgacgacagcgacgacgacgatgatgacATGCTCGACACGAAACAG GTGATACTCAACGAGATTAGGAACCGGCAGCTGAGGAAGGAGTCGAGGTGCAGCGTGGACTCGGCGGCCCTGTCGGGCGCCTTCATCTGGTTCTTCACCCCGCTCGACCCGAGAAGCGTTCTGGAGAAGGTCTCGAGCCCTGAGAAGCACGTCGTGGCGGGGGAGGAGAAGGGAGAGGCGGAGGCGGGCAGCGACGCCGGCGACGTGGAGAGCGAGGCCTTCTTCTCGGTGAAGAGCTTCTTCACCCGCAGCACGAGCCGGGCGGCGACCGTGGCGTCGCTGACGGACATGGATCCGCCGGCGACGTGGGACGGCTTCCGGGACTGCGAGGGGTGGCCGTTCGGGCTGTGCCGCCGCCCCGCCGTGCCCCCGCTGCCCAGCACGCCGGCCGACTCCTGGAAATGGCGCAAGCAGAGCAGCGGCCGCAGCCTCGCCGCGAGCCCGCGTCCTTCTCACGGTGACAAGATCACAGCGAGTTGA